In Methanosphaera sp., a genomic segment contains:
- the cfbA gene encoding sirohydrochlorin nickelochelatase, with amino-acid sequence MTAEDTGILFIGHGSRLPYNKEVVTQVAAKYQERYPDYNIDIGFMELVEPNIPTAFNKLKEKGVNKIIVNPVFLANGMHTRVDIPTILGIKTKELEEIENHGHLHHHHHDHEHGHHHHHHHGREAKSEPVDFDGEIVYLKPIGDDDKIVEIIAQRINTELEKDPQANTENTGILLIGHGSTLEYNNMVVESIANKFITNSDDYEIQTGFMQLSEPSIPQAAAKFSENIKKIIAVPIFLAEGVHTKIDIPLALGLEAEEVENYTIPNKQRDTIDFTGEVVFTKPLGADDIIVDIIDEKIKQHL; translated from the coding sequence ATGACAGCAGAAGATACAGGAATATTATTTATAGGACATGGAAGTCGTCTTCCATACAACAAAGAAGTAGTAACACAAGTAGCAGCAAAATACCAAGAACGTTACCCAGACTACAACATAGACATAGGATTTATGGAACTAGTAGAACCAAACATACCAACAGCATTTAACAAACTAAAAGAAAAAGGTGTAAATAAAATCATAGTAAATCCAGTATTTCTTGCAAATGGAATGCATACAAGAGTAGATATACCAACAATACTAGGAATTAAAACAAAAGAACTTGAAGAAATAGAAAACCATGGACACCTCCACCACCATCACCACGACCATGAACACGGACATCACCACCACCATCATCATGGACGTGAAGCTAAATCTGAACCAGTAGATTTTGATGGAGAAATAGTGTATCTTAAACCAATAGGTGATGATGATAAAATTGTTGAAATAATAGCACAAAGAATTAACACAGAACTAGAAAAAGATCCACAAGCAAACACAGAAAATACAGGAATATTACTTATTGGACATGGAAGTACACTTGAATATAACAATATGGTAGTTGAATCAATTGCAAATAAATTTATCACAAATTCTGATGATTATGAAATACAAACAGGATTTATGCAACTAAGTGAACCATCAATACCACAGGCAGCTGCTAAGTTTTCAGAAAATATTAAAAAAATTATTGCAGTACCAATATTCCTTGCCGAAGGTGTTCATACAAAAATTGACATTCCACTAGCACTTGGTCTTGAAGCAGAAGAAGTTGAAAACTACACAATACCAAATAAACAAAGAGATACAATTGATTTTACAGGTGAAGTTGTATTTACAAAACCACTTGGTGCTGATGATATAATAGTTGATATTATTGATGAAAAAATTAAACAACACCTCTAA
- a CDS encoding Zn-ribbon domain-containing OB-fold protein: MTDIIKGWRHNDQRYNLIGTKCNECGETFFPKKVVCPNCRSHGDIEDLQFKGTGKIYTYSVISAAPDDFKIAAPYAVGIIELDEGAKITAQIVDCDVNDLNIGDEVEVVFRKIREEGKDGVITYGYKFKPTE, from the coding sequence ATGACTGACATTATTAAAGGATGGCGTCATAACGACCAAAGATATAATTTAATTGGAACTAAGTGTAATGAATGTGGAGAAACATTCTTTCCTAAGAAAGTAGTTTGTCCAAACTGTAGAAGCCACGGTGACATAGAAGACCTCCAATTTAAAGGAACTGGTAAAATCTATACATACTCAGTAATTAGTGCAGCACCAGATGATTTTAAAATAGCTGCACCATATGCTGTTGGAATTATTGAACTTGATGAAGGAGCAAAAATAACAGCACAGATTGTTGATTGTGATGTTAATGACTTAAATATCGGTGATGAAGTAGAAGTCGTATTTAGAAAAATTAGAGAAGAAGGAAAAGACGGAGTTATTACATATGGATACAAATTCAAACCAACAGAATAA
- a CDS encoding right-handed parallel beta-helix repeat-containing protein, with protein sequence MTDVGIITASQGAVMYNDGTVNIRNSNFTGNTAYVGWLFGGGGNGGVAYNTGHMTITNSTFKDNSASNNGGVIYNTGNLDIQNSSFEENIARTSGGVIASSGNVVIQNSNFTANSITGSQNGGGANSNSGNFTIYDSNFTANNAVNGGANYNLNGNMNIYNSNFTNNSATQGGANTNRNGTIEIKDSIFKQNSAVNGGANSNCNGTFYISNSTFIANTATQNGAIIYNDDKLDIAKLTLNDNYDVNGASIYTTQNISMTNTVVNNTFETYVYDNTDFISPLIATNLPADEDVIFTVDGKSIVVNKNTTNSIIKVIYNFTSSGIKRVNVVYPTSSNNAVIIFDVKRRDINITLNPVDDIKTLENVNIIGTIKTSTGEDVHGVIPITIKINDKVYSTTNIVDGKINIAVVMNSYPQGRYKITIEAPQSSAYNGANSSVEFNIVNRNATVNITTNTPNATKILNVNVTVKDSDNNLVKNGVITIKLDGNIITTVNLANGMIHLYFQLPMKYVYGSYPLSCEFSSPYYNSAKADVNVDVKRNNIVDPVIPDITTKTLTNITISKILKDEAADQLVGRINAKIYIDDVYIKDVVVNNGNLNVDLKTDTLDEGNYTIRYVLGENGYYNTKTFTSKLVVINHIVNITLTTNTPKTLQTLQVDAIIIREDKTLINSGVVVFKINNIEVGRSNVTGGYAHLNYKLPPEIIAEDYMIVAQFSAQYYENQSQWREFSVIRSNIKEDTLPERTIKTQNNLQINEQLTDEHGENLIGLTQIKVYINDTYIRDIAVNNGELNRIIPTDTLHGGVYNIRYEVAQSGLYNAKTINQKLVIENKTAIITIDTNTPKTMDILEINTTILNLDNTPINTGEAVFKINGDSINETIIATVVVNNSNIKLNYTLPANMKEGRYTLSVEFRNEYYNTKIESKSVDVLPRGIRNITLDTTEIKTLQNMTINTQLYDEYGQTLIGENSVDVLINNIKVFNTTISGGVLNITVATDTLLSGQYNITLLIHKNGIYDKLVVDSKLNITNRDVDIIVMPNNPYVMDSLDVNITLNDTKDGRIINDGYVIFKINGCTLKDDTNKTIKVIPTDSMAQLNYILPSHIGGGKYVLTVIYTNKYYNQMRVNSSFNIYKRSIADINIDTIEIKTKENTTLNIQLNDMMGKKLVGNMKVAIKLNSKTLIHTTAVDGIINTTLNTDTLKSGNYTITVKVGENSLYNMGSYDVNLIVKDRDVNIKISTTNTTTTTSILPITAKITDINGVNIDDGVVIFKINNKTLKDVSGNEICANVSGGLAYVMYRLPESIGCGNYTITAAYRNSGYIQTDATKVVEILRSNVAKLTTTLINTPKNHNTTLKMRIYDVNGGVIKGSIKCAIKINNKTVENTIVVDGLVNIQLNTENLKVGNYMITVKTGENSLYNLMQSDIQLKIN encoded by the coding sequence ATGACAGATGTTGGTATAATTACAGCATCACAGGGAGCTGTAATGTATAATGATGGAACTGTAAATATTAGAAATTCTAACTTTACAGGAAATACAGCATACGTTGGATGGCTCTTTGGTGGTGGAGGAAATGGTGGAGTAGCATATAACACAGGACATATGACTATTACTAACTCTACATTTAAAGATAATTCAGCATCAAATAATGGTGGTGTTATATATAATACAGGAAATTTAGATATTCAAAATTCATCATTTGAGGAAAATATTGCAAGAACCAGTGGTGGAGTAATAGCAAGTAGTGGAAATGTGGTAATTCAAAATTCAAATTTCACAGCAAATTCTATTACAGGAAGTCAAAATGGTGGAGGAGCAAACTCAAATAGTGGAAACTTCACAATCTATGATTCAAACTTCACAGCAAATAATGCTGTAAATGGTGGAGCAAACTACAACCTAAATGGTAACATGAACATCTACAATTCAAACTTCACAAACAACAGTGCAACACAGGGAGGAGCAAACACTAACCGTAATGGAACAATTGAGATCAAAGATTCAATATTTAAACAAAACAGTGCAGTAAATGGTGGTGCAAACTCTAATTGTAATGGAACATTTTATATCTCAAATTCAACATTTATAGCAAACACAGCAACACAAAATGGTGCAATAATATACAATGATGACAAGCTAGATATTGCAAAACTAACACTAAATGATAACTATGATGTAAATGGTGCATCAATTTATACAACTCAAAATATTTCAATGACAAATACAGTTGTAAACAATACATTTGAAACATACGTCTATGACAATACTGACTTCATATCACCACTTATTGCAACAAATCTTCCAGCTGATGAGGATGTAATATTTACTGTTGATGGTAAAAGTATTGTTGTAAATAAAAATACTACAAATAGCATCATAAAAGTCATATATAACTTTACAAGTAGTGGAATTAAGAGAGTAAATGTAGTATATCCCACATCATCAAACAATGCAGTGATAATATTTGATGTTAAAAGACGTGACATTAACATAACACTAAATCCTGTGGATGATATTAAAACACTAGAAAATGTAAATATTATAGGAACAATTAAAACATCAACAGGTGAAGATGTTCATGGAGTAATTCCTATAACAATTAAAATTAATGATAAAGTATATTCAACTACCAATATTGTTGATGGTAAAATTAACATAGCAGTTGTTATGAATAGCTATCCTCAAGGTAGATATAAAATAACAATAGAGGCACCACAAAGTAGTGCATATAATGGTGCAAATAGTAGTGTAGAATTTAATATAGTAAATCGTAATGCAACAGTTAATATTACAACAAACACACCAAATGCTACAAAAATATTAAATGTAAATGTAACAGTGAAAGATTCAGATAACAATCTCGTAAAAAATGGTGTTATAACAATTAAATTAGATGGAAATATAATAACAACAGTAAACTTAGCAAATGGAATGATACACTTATATTTCCAGCTGCCAATGAAGTATGTCTATGGCTCATATCCACTTAGCTGTGAATTTAGCAGTCCATACTATAATAGTGCAAAAGCAGATGTAAATGTAGATGTAAAACGTAACAATATAGTTGACCCAGTTATCCCTGATATTACAACTAAAACACTAACTAACATAACAATAAGTAAGATTCTAAAAGATGAAGCAGCAGATCAACTAGTAGGTAGAATAAATGCTAAAATATACATAGATGATGTATACATCAAAGATGTAGTAGTAAATAATGGTAATTTAAATGTCGACCTTAAAACTGACACACTAGATGAGGGAAACTACACAATACGATATGTACTTGGTGAAAATGGATATTATAATACAAAGACTTTCACATCAAAACTAGTAGTTATAAATCACATTGTAAATATTACACTTACAACAAACACTCCAAAAACACTACAAACACTACAAGTTGATGCAATAATAATAAGAGAAGATAAAACACTCATAAATAGTGGAGTTGTAGTATTTAAAATTAACAACATAGAAGTTGGACGAAGTAATGTTACAGGAGGATATGCACACCTAAACTACAAGCTTCCACCTGAAATTATAGCTGAAGATTACATGATAGTTGCACAATTTAGTGCACAATACTATGAAAATCAGAGCCAGTGGAGAGAATTTAGTGTAATACGATCAAATATAAAAGAGGATACACTACCAGAAAGAACAATTAAAACACAAAATAACCTACAAATCAATGAACAACTAACAGATGAACATGGAGAAAATCTCATAGGATTAACTCAGATAAAAGTATACATAAATGACACCTATATCCGTGATATAGCAGTAAATAATGGTGAACTTAACAGAATAATACCAACAGATACACTACATGGTGGAGTTTATAATATACGATATGAAGTTGCACAAAGTGGACTATATAATGCAAAGACAATAAATCAAAAACTAGTAATTGAAAATAAAACAGCAATAATTACAATTGATACAAACACTCCAAAAACAATGGATATACTAGAGATAAATACAACAATTCTAAATCTTGATAATACACCAATAAATACAGGTGAAGCTGTATTTAAGATAAATGGTGATAGTATTAATGAAACCATAATTGCAACTGTAGTAGTTAATAATTCAAATATAAAACTTAACTATACACTACCAGCTAATATGAAAGAGGGCAGATACACATTAAGTGTTGAATTTAGAAATGAATACTATAACACAAAAATAGAAAGTAAATCTGTTGATGTACTCCCACGAGGTATTCGAAATATAACACTTGATACAACAGAGATTAAAACACTACAAAATATGACAATAAATACACAACTTTATGATGAATATGGACAGACACTAATTGGTGAAAACAGTGTTGATGTATTAATTAATAACATTAAAGTATTTAATACTACAATTAGTGGTGGTGTTTTAAACATTACAGTTGCCACAGATACACTACTATCTGGTCAATATAACATTACACTACTCATACATAAAAATGGAATATATGACAAACTAGTAGTAGATTCAAAGCTTAACATCACCAATCGTGACGTGGATATCATAGTTATGCCAAATAATCCATATGTAATGGATAGCTTGGATGTAAACATAACATTAAATGACACCAAAGATGGACGTATTATAAATGATGGATATGTAATCTTTAAAATCAATGGATGTACACTAAAAGATGATACTAATAAGACAATAAAGGTCATACCAACAGATTCAATGGCACAACTTAACTACATACTACCATCACATATTGGTGGAGGCAAATATGTACTAACAGTTATCTATACAAATAAATACTACAACCAGATGAGAGTAAATTCCTCATTTAATATATATAAACGTAGCATTGCAGATATTAACATTGACACAATTGAAATTAAAACAAAAGAAAATACAACACTAAATATTCAACTTAATGATATGATGGGCAAAAAACTTGTTGGAAATATGAAAGTTGCAATAAAACTTAATAGTAAAACACTTATACATACAACAGCAGTTGATGGAATAATTAACACAACTCTAAATACTGATACACTAAAATCTGGAAACTACACAATAACAGTTAAGGTAGGTGAAAATAGTCTCTATAATATGGGAAGCTATGATGTAAATTTAATTGTTAAAGATCGTGATGTAAATATTAAAATCAGCACAACAAATACAACTACAACAACAAGCATACTTCCAATAACAGCTAAGATAACAGATATAAATGGTGTAAATATAGATGATGGTGTTGTAATATTTAAAATTAATAATAAAACACTAAAAGATGTTAGTGGTAATGAGATATGTGCTAATGTATCTGGTGGTCTTGCATATGTAATGTATAGGCTACCTGAATCTATTGGTTGTGGAAATTACACAATAACTGCAGCTTATCGAAATAGTGGATATATCCAGACTGATGCTACAAAAGTTGTTGAAATATTAAGATCTAATGTTGCAAAGCTAACAACTACTCTTATTAATACACCAAAAAATCATAATACAACTCTTAAAATGAGAATTTATGATGTTAATGGTGGTGTAATTAAGGGAAGTATTAAATGTGCAATTAAAATTAACAATAAGACTGTTGAAAATACTATTGTTGTTGATGGTTTAGTTAATATACAGCTTAATACTGAGAACTTAAAAGTTGGAAATTATATGATAACTGTTAAAACTGGTGAAAATAGTCTCTATAATTTGATGCAAAGTGATATTCAACTTAAAATTAACTAA